A genomic region of Deinococcus sp. KSM4-11 contains the following coding sequences:
- a CDS encoding glycosyltransferase family A protein yields the protein MPPEVVTVILCVFNGERHLDETIRSVRDQTYPHWQLLIIDDGSADRSHEIAQRHALEDARIRVIQQANSGVRVARNRAMELADTRWVALLDHDDVFLPTKLERQMTYLAAHPHLAALGTYGYRIGSTGGRLGYFDVGPRDEVQYRQLMDQHAIIYLLAASVVFDRTLALSVGGFPLLTAAEDVGLWSRMADHAPVLALPERLVNYRVHSGSTSGRKLHLQRLELEFIRRGNLRRHTGQQGLAFEQFMAEWHAEPAAARRAFERESASLNAYRIAGGLLADRRPSGLVWLARSIALNPAGRLRRVATQLNLWGRVRRRSRPAPPAP from the coding sequence ATGCCTCCGGAAGTCGTGACGGTCATCCTCTGCGTCTTCAACGGCGAGCGCCACCTGGACGAAACCATCCGCAGCGTCCGCGACCAGACCTACCCGCACTGGCAGCTCCTGATCATTGACGACGGCAGTGCCGACCGGAGCCACGAGATCGCGCAGCGCCACGCCCTGGAGGATGCCCGCATCCGGGTGATCCAGCAGGCCAACTCAGGCGTGCGGGTGGCCAGAAACCGCGCCATGGAGCTGGCAGACACGCGCTGGGTGGCCCTGCTTGATCACGACGATGTCTTCCTGCCCACCAAGCTGGAGCGGCAGATGACGTACCTGGCTGCCCACCCGCACCTGGCCGCCCTCGGCACGTACGGCTACCGGATCGGATCGACGGGTGGCCGCCTCGGGTACTTCGATGTGGGCCCCAGGGATGAAGTCCAGTACCGGCAGCTGATGGATCAGCACGCCATCATCTACCTGCTGGCGGCCAGCGTGGTCTTCGACCGGACGCTGGCGCTGTCAGTGGGCGGATTTCCACTGCTGACCGCCGCCGAGGACGTCGGCCTGTGGAGCCGGATGGCCGACCATGCGCCCGTGCTGGCCCTGCCCGAGCGCCTCGTGAACTACCGGGTGCATTCCGGCAGTACGAGTGGCCGCAAGCTGCACCTTCAACGCCTGGAACTTGAATTCATCCGGCGCGGCAACCTCCGGCGCCATACCGGTCAGCAGGGACTGGCCTTCGAGCAGTTCATGGCCGAGTGGCATGCTGAACCGGCCGCCGCCCGGCGGGCCTTCGAGCGGGAGTCCGCCAGCCTGAATGCCTACCGGATCGCTGGGGGCCTGCTGGCCGACCGGCGGCCCTCCGGCCTCGTGTGGCTGGCCCGCAGCATCGCGCTGAATCCAGCCGGACGCCTGCGGCGCGTGGCCACCCAGCTCAACCTGTGGGGCCGCGTTCGTCGCCGCTCCCGTCCTGCTCCACCGGCCCCCTGA
- a CDS encoding ATP-binding cassette domain-containing protein, translating into MIDVQHLCKTYRVRSGGLLHGRTRVLEAVRDVSFTIQPGEIVGYLGPNGAGKSTTIKVLTGLLVPDSGVVSVGGLVPWRERRRHVARLGAVFGQRTTLWWDLPVRDSLDLLRHVYRVPQGRFRENLARFTALLDLEPFLGTPARSLSLGQRMRADLAAALLHDPSLLFLDEPTVGLDVVARERIREFVGVINREQGVTVLLTTHDLMDVQRLAGRVMIIDQGQLLYDGALATLQQRYGGARELVVDYEEVPATPHVPGLEVLHAAGPRVRYAFTGAAAAPIARVTAHAPVRDLTVQEPDIDTTIRRIYEGGLLSR; encoded by the coding sequence ATGATCGACGTCCAGCACCTGTGCAAGACCTACCGTGTCCGCAGCGGCGGGCTGCTGCACGGCCGAACGCGCGTGCTGGAGGCCGTCCGGGACGTGAGTTTCACCATCCAGCCGGGCGAGATCGTCGGCTACCTGGGGCCGAACGGAGCGGGGAAGAGCACCACCATCAAGGTGCTGACCGGCCTGCTGGTGCCGGACAGCGGTGTGGTCAGCGTGGGCGGTCTGGTGCCGTGGCGCGAGCGGCGCCGTCACGTGGCCCGGCTGGGGGCGGTGTTCGGGCAGCGCACGACGCTGTGGTGGGACCTGCCGGTGCGGGACAGCCTCGACCTGCTGCGGCACGTGTACCGCGTGCCGCAGGGCCGCTTCCGGGAGAACCTCGCCCGCTTCACGGCCCTCCTTGATCTGGAGCCGTTCCTGGGCACGCCGGCCCGCTCCCTCAGCCTGGGCCAGCGCATGCGTGCCGATCTGGCCGCCGCCCTGCTGCACGATCCCAGCCTGCTGTTTCTCGACGAGCCCACCGTGGGACTCGACGTGGTGGCCCGCGAACGCATCCGCGAGTTCGTGGGCGTGATCAACCGCGAGCAGGGCGTCACCGTTCTCCTGACCACGCATGACCTGATGGACGTGCAGCGCCTCGCCGGGCGGGTCATGATCATCGACCAAGGCCAGCTCCTCTACGACGGCGCACTGGCCACCCTCCAGCAGCGCTACGGCGGGGCGCGGGAACTCGTCGTGGACTACGAGGAGGTACCCGCGACCCCGCACGTTCCGGGCCTAGAGGTGCTGCACGCCGCTGGCCCCCGCGTCCGGTACGCCTTCACGGGAGCGGCCGCCGCGCCCATCGCCCGCGTGACGGCCCACGCCCCGGTGCGTGACCTCACGGTGCAGGAACCGGACATCGACACGACCATCCGCCGGATCTACGAGGGCGGCCTGCTGAGCCGGTGA
- a CDS encoding ABC transporter permease gives MDRPGTVLLGHLRLYVLLLRAQMRSQGVYRVSFALDAVAAALITGLEYAAFALVLPRFGTLSGWTLGEVSLLYGLAELAFVLMDLIFGGFDAPNLSAHIRTGTFTTFLLRPAPLPVQVFGSDFALRRLTRVALATGILAYGVSQVAVAWTPGDVALLAGSILGMICFFGGLFVIGGTLTFWTVDSVEAMNVLTYGGRALISYPMDIYGAALRKTFTYVLPAAFLSYFPVLHILGRSLPDGLPGWAAFVSPVTGPLMLAAAFAFWTVGVRRYQGTGT, from the coding sequence GTGGATAGGCCGGGAACCGTCCTGCTGGGTCACCTCAGGCTGTACGTGCTGCTGCTGCGTGCCCAGATGCGGTCGCAGGGGGTGTACCGCGTGTCCTTCGCCCTGGACGCCGTGGCCGCCGCACTGATCACCGGCCTGGAATACGCCGCCTTTGCGCTGGTGCTGCCCCGCTTCGGCACGCTGTCCGGCTGGACGCTCGGTGAGGTCAGCCTGCTGTACGGGCTTGCCGAACTGGCGTTCGTGCTCATGGACCTGATCTTCGGCGGTTTCGATGCCCCGAACCTCTCGGCGCACATCCGCACCGGCACCTTCACGACCTTCCTGCTGCGGCCCGCGCCGCTCCCCGTCCAGGTGTTCGGCTCGGATTTCGCGCTGCGCCGCCTGACCCGCGTGGCCCTGGCCACCGGCATCCTGGCGTACGGCGTGTCGCAGGTCGCGGTCGCGTGGACGCCCGGCGACGTGGCGCTGCTGGCGGGCAGCATCCTGGGCATGATCTGTTTTTTCGGAGGCCTGTTCGTGATCGGTGGAACCCTGACCTTCTGGACCGTGGACAGCGTGGAGGCCATGAACGTCCTCACGTACGGCGGGCGTGCCCTGATCTCGTACCCCATGGACATCTACGGCGCGGCCCTGCGCAAGACCTTCACGTACGTGCTTCCCGCCGCGTTCCTGTCGTACTTCCCGGTGCTGCACATCCTGGGCCGTTCCCTGCCAGATGGCCTGCCGGGCTGGGCCGCGTTCGTCTCCCCGGTCACCGGGCCGCTGATGCTCGCCGCCGCCTTTGCCTTCTGGACGGTGGGCGTGCGCCGCTACCAGGGCACGGGCACATGA
- a CDS encoding ABC-2 family transporter protein → MARLGFRRQFAYPQAALWGLLTNTFFGVLRIAILVALFGRRPQVAGYTVQDAITYTGITQLMIATLALFGWYDFMRAVHRGEVVTDLLRPHDLLAFWTAQDAGRAAGQFVLRGLPMLLLFTVAFGAKLPVGPVLTAVSLLLAWALSFAFRFLVNSAAFWSADAVGIGRFAWALWGLGCGFLMPLAFFPSWLQQILAWTPFPGMLNTPVEVWLGVKTGHAALVAVWTQAAWTVALFWLAQVVLARGLRRLEVAGG, encoded by the coding sequence GTGGCCCGGCTGGGTTTCCGGCGGCAGTTCGCGTACCCGCAGGCGGCCCTGTGGGGCCTGCTCACCAACACGTTTTTCGGGGTGCTGCGGATTGCCATTCTGGTGGCCCTGTTCGGCCGCCGGCCGCAGGTGGCGGGCTACACCGTGCAGGACGCGATCACGTATACCGGCATCACGCAGCTGATGATCGCGACGCTGGCCCTGTTCGGCTGGTACGACTTCATGCGCGCCGTCCACCGGGGCGAGGTGGTCACGGATCTGCTGCGTCCCCATGATCTGCTGGCCTTCTGGACGGCGCAGGATGCCGGACGGGCCGCCGGGCAGTTCGTGTTGCGGGGCCTGCCCATGCTGCTTCTGTTCACCGTGGCCTTCGGCGCGAAACTGCCGGTTGGGCCCGTCCTGACCGCAGTGAGCCTGCTTCTGGCGTGGGCGCTCAGTTTCGCGTTCCGTTTCCTGGTGAACAGCGCTGCGTTCTGGTCGGCGGACGCCGTCGGGATCGGCCGCTTCGCGTGGGCCTTGTGGGGGCTGGGCTGCGGCTTCCTGATGCCCCTGGCGTTCTTTCCGTCCTGGCTGCAACAGATCCTGGCCTGGACGCCCTTTCCCGGCATGCTGAACACCCCGGTCGAAGTGTGGCTGGGCGTGAAGACGGGCCACGCGGCCCTCGTGGCGGTGTGGACACAGGCCGCGTGGACGGTCGCACTGTTCTGGCTCGCGCAGGTCGTCCTGGCTCGGGGACTGCGCCGCCTGGAGGTCGCCGGTGGATAG
- a CDS encoding DUF937 domain-containing protein — protein MMDIFNTLGGMGQAQQTVGQQLGTSPQQTASAIEAAVPLLLGALTRNATQPGGLDALSGALDQHDGSALDQFGQGQVPDVQEGQKILGHVFGGQQTAAANAVSQRAGISPQLAIQILSMLAPLVLGYLSRQRQGQTGGNQGGGMGDLGSVLGSVLGGGGLGSILGGLLGGGQAQAQPQVQQPELQPTQNSGLGGGSVIPGLPSQSTQGGLGDLGGLMGTLNSVLGGGGGSSTQTQSSNALEDLIGMFGGQR, from the coding sequence ATGATGGACATCTTCAACACGCTCGGCGGCATGGGGCAGGCGCAGCAGACGGTCGGGCAGCAGCTCGGCACCTCTCCACAGCAGACGGCGTCCGCGATCGAGGCGGCCGTGCCGTTGCTGCTCGGGGCGCTGACCCGCAACGCGACGCAGCCCGGCGGTCTGGACGCCCTGTCCGGCGCCCTCGACCAGCATGACGGTTCGGCCCTCGACCAGTTCGGCCAGGGCCAGGTGCCCGACGTGCAGGAGGGGCAGAAGATCCTGGGACACGTGTTCGGCGGGCAGCAGACAGCCGCCGCGAATGCCGTCAGCCAGCGGGCGGGCATCAGCCCGCAGCTCGCCATCCAGATCCTGAGCATGCTCGCGCCGCTGGTGCTGGGCTACCTGAGCCGTCAGCGGCAGGGACAGACCGGTGGTAACCAGGGCGGCGGCATGGGTGATCTGGGCAGTGTCCTGGGAAGTGTGCTGGGTGGTGGCGGCCTGGGCAGCATCCTGGGCGGCCTGCTCGGTGGAGGTCAGGCCCAGGCGCAGCCCCAGGTTCAGCAGCCCGAGCTTCAGCCGACACAGAACAGCGGCCTGGGCGGCGGTTCCGTCATTCCCGGTCTGCCCTCGCAGAGCACCCAGGGGGGCCTGGGTGACCTGGGCGGCCTGATGGGCACCCTGAACAGCGTGCTCGGGGGTGGCGGCGGCAGCTCGACCCAGACGCAGAGCAGCAACGCCCTGGAAGACCTGATCGGGATGTTCGGAGGCCAACGCTAA
- the hutH gene encoding histidine ammonia-lyase gives MMLDQHLTLEAFLSVVRGGEPVHLSDAARTRILRARAVIERIVDGDAAVYGVNTGFGKFANVQVPREGLEQLQHNLIMSHAIGVGENLPTEVVRGMMLLRAQSLALGHSGVRPEVVELLLALLNAGAHPVIPAQGSVGASGDLAPLAHLALGLIGMGEMDYAGQLRPSGDVLAELGLNPVQLQAKEGLALINGTQLMGSLLALAVADARTLLGTANLAAAMTVEAMYGSHRPFQADVMRLRPHPGAVAVAEELRFFLRDSQIAPSHAVGDGKVQDAYSLRAAPQVHGASLDALAHAERVLAVEFASVTDNPLIFPDTGDVVSGGNFHGQPLAVTIDALKVAVAELGSISERRCEQLLNPALSGLPGFLAPQGGLNSGFMIAQYTAAALVSENKVLAHPASVDTIPTSANQEDHVSMGAHGARQLRAILENVQSVIGIELLCAAQALDFQQLRAGRGAQAAWEHIREQIPNMTSDRYYRPDLLQIVQMVRRGDLLEVARKA, from the coding sequence ATGATGCTCGATCAACATCTGACCCTCGAAGCCTTCCTGTCCGTCGTGCGGGGCGGCGAGCCTGTGCACCTCTCGGATGCCGCCCGAACGCGCATCCTCCGCGCCCGGGCGGTAATCGAGCGGATCGTGGACGGAGACGCGGCAGTGTACGGCGTGAACACCGGCTTCGGGAAGTTCGCGAACGTGCAGGTGCCGCGTGAGGGGCTGGAGCAACTTCAGCACAACCTGATCATGTCGCACGCCATCGGAGTGGGGGAGAACCTGCCGACCGAGGTGGTGCGCGGCATGATGCTGCTGCGCGCACAGTCGTTGGCGCTCGGGCACTCGGGCGTGCGGCCCGAGGTGGTGGAACTGCTGCTGGCCCTGCTGAACGCGGGCGCCCATCCGGTCATTCCGGCGCAGGGCAGCGTGGGGGCATCCGGGGATCTTGCGCCGCTGGCACACCTCGCGCTGGGCCTGATCGGCATGGGGGAGATGGACTACGCCGGGCAGCTCCGGCCCAGCGGAGACGTGCTGGCCGAGCTGGGCCTTAATCCCGTGCAGTTGCAGGCCAAGGAGGGGCTGGCCCTGATCAACGGGACGCAGCTGATGGGAAGCCTGTTGGCCCTGGCGGTGGCGGACGCCCGCACGCTGCTGGGCACGGCGAACCTCGCGGCGGCCATGACGGTCGAGGCGATGTACGGCTCGCACCGGCCCTTCCAGGCGGACGTGATGCGCCTGCGACCCCATCCCGGCGCGGTGGCGGTCGCGGAGGAGCTGCGGTTCTTCCTGCGGGACTCGCAGATCGCGCCGTCGCATGCGGTGGGAGACGGCAAGGTGCAGGACGCGTACTCGCTGCGCGCCGCGCCGCAGGTGCACGGGGCAAGTCTGGATGCCCTGGCGCACGCCGAACGGGTGCTGGCCGTGGAGTTCGCGTCCGTGACCGACAACCCCCTGATCTTCCCGGACACAGGCGACGTGGTCAGCGGTGGGAACTTCCACGGGCAACCCCTGGCCGTGACCATCGACGCGCTGAAGGTCGCGGTGGCGGAACTCGGGAGCATCAGCGAGCGCCGCTGCGAACAGCTCCTGAACCCGGCGCTCTCAGGCCTGCCCGGTTTCCTGGCGCCGCAGGGCGGGCTGAACAGCGGGTTCATGATCGCGCAGTACACGGCCGCCGCGCTGGTCAGCGAGAACAAGGTGCTGGCACACCCGGCCAGCGTGGATACCATTCCCACCAGCGCGAACCAGGAGGATCACGTCAGCATGGGTGCCCACGGCGCCCGGCAACTCCGCGCGATCCTGGAGAACGTGCAGAGCGTCATCGGCATCGAACTGCTGTGTGCGGCGCAGGCCCTCGATTTCCAGCAGCTCCGCGCGGGGCGGGGCGCGCAGGCCGCGTGGGAGCACATCCGCGAGCAGATCCCCAACATGACCAGTGACCGCTACTACCGCCCGGATCTGCTGCAGATCGTGCAGATGGTGCGCCGTGGCGACCTGCTGGAGGTGGCCAGGAAGGCCTGA
- the hutI gene encoding imidazolonepropionase has translation MTETLFTNISQLVAASPGAQRGAAMRNLTLVSDAALLVAEGRIVWVGPRAEAPGTEQEHDLGGVAVVPGLVDPHTHAVWAGDRLADFEARVQGVPYEEILARGGGIRRSMQATGAASVDELVALARPRLAALHASGATTIEVKSGYGLDFAAELRMLEAVRTLQTEFQLQPTLLIHVPPTEHRAEYVQGVCHDLIPRVAREGLAAAVDVFCEKEAFTVEESRAILEAAMAAGLRTKLHADQFHAIGGTELACELGALSVDHLEASGPAQIAALAAANTVATIMPGVTLHLGLPAAPGRALIDAGAAVAIGTDLNPGSSPVFSAQLALALAVRLCRLTPAEALTACTVNAAAALGLSDRGALAPGQRADFLTLHSHDWRDLPYTLGTNPVRDVWVGGQLVTWPGVHP, from the coding sequence ATGACCGAAACGCTGTTCACCAACATCAGCCAGCTCGTCGCGGCCAGCCCTGGAGCGCAGCGCGGCGCGGCCATGCGAAACCTGACCCTCGTTTCCGACGCCGCGCTGCTTGTCGCCGAAGGGCGGATTGTGTGGGTGGGGCCGCGCGCCGAGGCTCCCGGCACGGAGCAGGAGCACGATCTGGGCGGCGTGGCCGTCGTTCCCGGCCTGGTCGATCCGCACACGCACGCCGTATGGGCCGGAGATCGCCTCGCGGATTTCGAGGCGCGCGTGCAGGGCGTGCCCTACGAGGAGATCCTGGCGCGGGGAGGTGGCATCCGCCGCAGCATGCAGGCGACCGGCGCGGCCAGCGTGGACGAACTCGTGGCGCTGGCGCGGCCCCGTCTTGCCGCGCTGCACGCCTCCGGCGCGACGACCATCGAGGTCAAGAGCGGGTACGGGCTGGACTTCGCGGCGGAACTCCGGATGCTCGAGGCGGTGAGGACGTTGCAGACTGAGTTCCAGCTTCAGCCGACCCTGCTGATCCACGTTCCACCCACGGAGCACCGTGCGGAGTACGTGCAGGGCGTCTGTCACGACCTCATTCCCCGCGTGGCGCGCGAAGGGTTGGCCGCTGCCGTGGATGTGTTCTGCGAGAAGGAAGCGTTCACCGTGGAGGAGTCCCGCGCGATCCTGGAGGCCGCGATGGCCGCTGGCCTCCGCACGAAACTGCACGCCGACCAGTTCCATGCCATCGGCGGCACGGAACTCGCGTGTGAACTCGGAGCGCTGAGCGTGGATCACCTGGAGGCGAGCGGCCCCGCACAGATCGCCGCGCTGGCCGCCGCGAATACCGTGGCCACTATTATGCCCGGCGTGACGCTGCACCTGGGCCTCCCGGCCGCGCCGGGACGGGCGCTGATCGACGCGGGCGCAGCAGTGGCGATCGGCACCGACCTGAACCCTGGTTCCTCACCCGTGTTCAGCGCTCAGCTCGCGCTGGCCCTCGCCGTGCGCCTGTGCCGCCTCACCCCCGCCGAGGCCCTGACCGCCTGCACCGTGAACGCCGCCGCCGCCCTCGGCCTGAGTGACCGGGGAGCCCTCGCGCCCGGCCAGCGCGCCGATTTCCTCACCCTGCACAGCCACGACTGGCGCGACCTGCCGTACACCCTCGGGACGAATCCGGTGCGGGACGTGTGGGTGGGCGGGCAGCTGGTCACATGGCCTGGAGTTCACCCATGA
- a CDS encoding arginase family protein — protein sequence MTQPSHLPYGGIPTFARAPMVDPGGDWRADVAALGIPFDIALGFRPGARFAPRALREASLRSVPPFTGLDGVTRLAGVSFADAGDVVLPSLEPELARERITAGARLVRSRSRLPVFLGGDHSVTYPLLRAFGDVPELHVVQLDAHLDFTDVRNDTRFSNSSPFRRACEELTNLVHITTIGLRGLRFDPEAVAAARARGHTLVPMADVTADLNAVLERLPVGKNVYLSVDVDGFDPSVIPGTSSPEPDGLTYAQVMQMLAATARQNRIVGLDVVELAPNLDPSGRSELLMARLIMETLCEASTEWDSA from the coding sequence GTGACCCAGCCCAGCCACCTCCCGTACGGCGGCATTCCCACCTTCGCCCGCGCGCCCATGGTCGATCCGGGCGGCGACTGGCGGGCAGATGTGGCCGCGCTGGGCATTCCCTTCGACATCGCCCTGGGGTTCCGGCCCGGCGCCCGTTTCGCGCCACGGGCGCTGCGAGAGGCGAGCCTGCGGAGCGTGCCGCCCTTCACCGGCCTGGACGGCGTGACCCGGCTGGCGGGCGTCTCCTTCGCGGATGCCGGGGACGTGGTGCTGCCCAGCCTGGAACCCGAGCTTGCGCGGGAGCGGATCACGGCTGGAGCACGGTTGGTCAGATCCCGTTCCCGTCTGCCGGTGTTTCTGGGCGGAGATCACAGCGTCACGTACCCGCTCCTGCGCGCCTTCGGCGACGTGCCGGAGCTGCACGTGGTGCAACTCGACGCCCATCTGGACTTCACGGACGTGCGGAACGACACGAGATTCAGCAACTCCAGCCCGTTTCGCCGGGCCTGCGAGGAACTGACGAACCTCGTGCACATCACGACCATCGGCCTGCGCGGTTTGCGGTTCGATCCGGAAGCGGTGGCCGCCGCCAGAGCGCGTGGGCACACCCTGGTGCCCATGGCGGACGTGACCGCCGACCTGAACGCCGTGCTGGAGCGCCTGCCTGTCGGAAAAAACGTCTACCTCAGCGTGGACGTGGACGGGTTCGATCCCAGCGTCATCCCCGGCACCAGCAGTCCTGAACCCGACGGCCTCACGTACGCTCAGGTCATGCAGATGCTCGCTGCTACCGCAAGGCAGAACAGAATCGTCGGCCTGGACGTGGTGGAACTCGCCCCAAACCTCGATCCCAGTGGAAGAAGCGAACTGCTGATGGCCCGCCTCATCATGGAAACTCTGTGCGAGGCCAGCACCGAGTGGGACAGCGCATGA
- the hutU gene encoding urocanate hydratase — MNQPTAEPAPVIRAPRGSTRTAKGWIQEAAKRMLMNNLDPEVAEHPDTLVVYGGRGKAARNWPAFHKIVETLDRLENDETLLIQSGKPVAVLRTHEWAPRVLLANSNLVPHWANWETFDKLDRAGLMMYGQMTAGSWIYIGTQGILQGTYETFAAAGRKHFGGTLKGTITVTAGLGGMGGAQPLAVKLAGGVAICIEIDPTRIQKRLETRYLDEVADSLDDAITRAERYKAEGVARSIGVQGNAAVLVPRLVEMNWTPDLITDQTSAHDPMWGYLPVLAADEDASELRAQRPDEYRRRAYDAMAAHVRAILDLQQRGAVAFDYGNNLRHRAQEAGVTNAFDYPGFVPAFIRDSFCEGRGPFRWVALSGDPEDIRATDRALLDLFPDDDRLQSWLTYAADQIAFQGLPARICWLGYRERDKAALLFNEMVADGRLKAPIVIGRDHLDAGSVASPYRETEAMKDGSDAVSDWPLLNFGVGIASGAAWMSFHHGGGVGLGFSQHSGLVALADGTEDAAKRLSRCLTNDPGMGVIRHADAGYDLALDVAAARGIDLPSLGIADHQGRE, encoded by the coding sequence ATGAACCAGCCCACCGCCGAGCCCGCCCCCGTCATCCGCGCGCCCAGAGGCAGCACCCGCACTGCGAAGGGCTGGATTCAGGAGGCGGCCAAACGCATGCTCATGAACAACCTCGACCCCGAGGTAGCCGAGCACCCGGACACGCTGGTGGTGTACGGCGGGCGCGGCAAGGCCGCCCGCAACTGGCCCGCGTTCCACAAAATCGTCGAGACCCTCGACCGGCTGGAGAACGACGAGACGCTGCTGATCCAGTCCGGTAAACCCGTGGCGGTGCTCAGGACGCACGAGTGGGCGCCGCGCGTGCTGCTGGCCAACAGCAACCTCGTACCGCACTGGGCCAACTGGGAGACCTTCGACAAGCTGGATCGGGCGGGCCTGATGATGTACGGCCAGATGACCGCCGGAAGCTGGATCTACATCGGCACGCAGGGCATCCTCCAGGGCACCTATGAGACCTTCGCTGCGGCTGGCCGCAAGCATTTCGGCGGCACCCTGAAGGGCACCATCACCGTCACCGCCGGGCTGGGCGGCATGGGCGGCGCGCAGCCCCTGGCCGTGAAGCTCGCCGGGGGTGTGGCAATCTGCATCGAGATCGACCCGACCCGCATCCAGAAACGCCTCGAGACCCGTTACCTCGACGAAGTGGCCGACTCGCTCGACGACGCCATCACGCGCGCCGAGAGATATAAGGCGGAAGGAGTTGCGCGCTCGATCGGCGTGCAGGGCAACGCCGCCGTCCTGGTGCCGCGACTCGTCGAGATGAACTGGACGCCGGATCTCATCACCGACCAGACGAGCGCCCACGATCCCATGTGGGGGTACCTGCCCGTCCTTGCTGCCGACGAGGACGCCTCCGAGCTGCGGGCACAGCGCCCGGACGAGTACCGCCGCCGCGCCTACGACGCGATGGCCGCCCACGTCCGCGCCATCCTCGACCTTCAGCAGCGCGGCGCGGTCGCCTTCGATTACGGCAACAACCTCCGCCACCGCGCCCAGGAAGCCGGCGTCACGAACGCCTTCGACTACCCCGGCTTCGTGCCCGCCTTCATCCGCGACTCCTTCTGCGAGGGCCGTGGCCCCTTCCGCTGGGTGGCGCTGAGCGGCGATCCCGAGGACATCCGCGCCACGGACCGTGCCCTGCTCGACCTCTTCCCGGACGACGACCGCCTGCAATCCTGGCTGACCTACGCTGCCGACCAGATCGCGTTCCAGGGCCTGCCCGCCCGCATCTGCTGGCTCGGCTACCGGGAGCGCGACAAGGCGGCGCTGCTGTTCAACGAGATGGTCGCCGACGGCCGCCTGAAGGCCCCCATCGTGATCGGCCGCGACCACCTCGACGCGGGCAGCGTCGCCAGCCCCTACCGCGAGACCGAGGCCATGAAGGACGGCAGCGACGCGGTCAGCGACTGGCCCCTGCTGAACTTCGGCGTCGGTATCGCCAGCGGTGCGGCGTGGATGAGCTTCCACCACGGCGGCGGCGTCGGCCTGGGCTTCTCTCAGCACAGCGGTCTGGTGGCGCTCGCCGACGGCACCGAGGACGCCGCGAAGCGCCTGTCCCGCTGCCTCACCAACGATCCCGGCATGGGCGTCATCCGCCACGCCGACGCCGGCTACGACCTCGCGCTGGACGTCGCCGCAGCCCGTGGGATCGACCTGCCCAGCCTGGGCATCGCGGATCACCAGGGCCGCGAGTGA
- a CDS encoding IclR family transcriptional regulator, with protein sequence MSVMSPPLLKSVVDVLTAFDADHTEWRLSDLARHLDVPTSTLHEQLAALSATGLLLKVGRGQYRLGWRLLKLSSALYGSLPWYAPAHDAMERVARGTHRLAFLCVLDAGRVLCIARSVQGRDGPPVAGELDFELPAHATASGKLLLALAGHPLSPQVTAFTPLTFTDPQAWPALAAGIRQDGYAVTADEWATGTGSVAVPIRGAGGTVLAALGVSVPTPRLRERDSLLRALRDAADGVSDGLGYRRA encoded by the coding sequence ATGTCCGTCATGTCGCCGCCCCTGCTCAAGTCGGTGGTGGATGTCCTGACCGCCTTCGATGCCGACCACACGGAGTGGCGGCTGTCCGACCTGGCCCGGCACCTGGACGTGCCGACCTCCACGCTGCACGAGCAGCTCGCGGCCCTGAGCGCCACGGGTCTGCTCCTGAAGGTGGGTCGGGGCCAGTACCGGTTGGGGTGGCGGCTGCTGAAACTGTCGAGCGCCCTGTACGGAAGCCTGCCGTGGTATGCCCCGGCCCATGACGCGATGGAGCGCGTGGCACGCGGCACGCACCGGCTGGCCTTCCTGTGTGTCCTGGATGCCGGACGGGTCCTGTGCATCGCGCGCAGCGTGCAGGGACGCGACGGGCCGCCCGTGGCGGGTGAACTGGATTTCGAGCTGCCTGCCCACGCCACGGCGAGCGGAAAGTTGCTGCTGGCGCTGGCCGGTCACCCGCTCTCGCCGCAGGTGACGGCCTTCACGCCCCTTACATTCACCGACCCGCAGGCGTGGCCCGCTCTGGCCGCCGGCATCCGCCAGGACGGGTACGCGGTCACGGCGGACGAATGGGCGACCGGCACGGGCAGCGTGGCCGTGCCCATCCGAGGTGCCGGCGGAACCGTCCTGGCGGCGCTGGGCGTGAGCGTTCCGACACCCCGGCTGCGCGAGCGGGATTCTCTGCTGCGGGCACTCCGGGACGCGGCGGATGGAGTCAGCGACGGGCTGGGCTACCGGCGGGCCTAA